In Litorimonas taeanensis, one DNA window encodes the following:
- a CDS encoding FtsW/RodA/SpoVE family cell cycle protein, protein MNALLKPGYLASRSRRTLVGEWWRSVDQTQLVLLIVLIGAGLILSMAASPAAAARLGYANPFFFLYKHLIFAIVGLSGAIFVSFLGPLWARRLGVVSLFGSILLMMSLPYFGYEVKGAQRWFRILGFSLQPSEFAKPAFVVFAAWMFSVRKKDPNVPAIVIVLIVYALLIALLITQPDFGQSFLLTLGFAAVFFFAGLSLAWVLFFIGGILLSSAIAYMALPHVRARVETFMSPDSSDSFQTDKALEAIGNGGWFGRGPGEGAVKYSLPDGHTDFIFAVTVEEFGFLISVVLILLLTSFVIRAYRNALRLTDYFSQLAVAGLATLIGMQMVINLFVNLNMAPSKGMTLPFISSGGSSLLSLCFTAGLILAFTAKRPGAYGYGD, encoded by the coding sequence ATGAATGCTTTGCTGAAACCGGGATATCTGGCTTCACGTTCACGCCGCACATTAGTGGGGGAGTGGTGGCGTAGCGTCGACCAAACTCAGCTTGTTTTATTAATTGTCCTTATTGGCGCGGGGCTGATTTTATCTATGGCCGCATCCCCTGCTGCGGCCGCGCGCCTTGGATATGCCAACCCGTTTTTCTTTCTCTATAAACATTTGATTTTTGCGATAGTCGGTTTGAGCGGCGCAATTTTTGTGTCTTTCCTTGGCCCGTTATGGGCCAGACGCCTCGGAGTGGTCAGCCTGTTTGGCTCAATCCTTTTAATGATGTCTCTTCCGTATTTTGGATATGAGGTGAAAGGCGCGCAGCGCTGGTTCCGCATTCTGGGGTTTTCTCTACAGCCCTCTGAATTCGCCAAACCCGCATTCGTCGTCTTTGCTGCATGGATGTTTTCCGTTCGCAAAAAAGACCCTAATGTCCCCGCGATTGTTATCGTACTTATTGTCTATGCCTTGCTTATTGCTTTGCTGATTACACAGCCTGACTTCGGACAATCCTTTCTTTTGACCCTTGGATTTGCTGCTGTTTTCTTTTTCGCTGGGCTGTCTTTGGCTTGGGTGTTGTTTTTCATCGGCGGTATATTGCTGAGTTCAGCTATCGCTTATATGGCGCTGCCGCATGTGCGAGCGCGTGTGGAAACCTTTATGTCCCCAGATTCTAGTGATAGCTTTCAAACAGATAAAGCGCTTGAGGCGATTGGTAATGGTGGATGGTTTGGGCGCGGCCCTGGCGAAGGCGCTGTGAAATATAGCCTGCCAGATGGACACACAGATTTCATCTTTGCTGTGACTGTGGAAGAGTTTGGATTTTTAATCTCGGTTGTTCTTATCCTTTTATTGACGAGCTTCGTTATTCGCGCCTACCGAAACGCGCTGCGCTTAACGGATTATTTTTCGCAACTGGCTGTCGCAGGGTTGGCGACTTTAATAGGCATGCAAATGGTCATTAATTTATTTGTAAATTTGAATATGGCCCCCTCCAAAGGAATGACATTACCTTTTATTTCTTCGGGGGGCTCTTCGCTTCTGTCTCTTTGTTTTACAGCAGGTTTGATATTAGCGTTCACTGCCAAGCGCCCCGGCGCTTATGGATATGGAGATTAA
- the murG gene encoding undecaprenyldiphospho-muramoylpentapeptide beta-N-acetylglucosaminyltransferase, which yields MPKLLLAAGGTGGHMFPAQALAEILKAKGWDIAMMTDARGRKHTGKIPADPILDVEAASLSIRKPIAAIRGVFKLRKGIGQAKAFIQSWQPDVVVGFGGYPAFPAIKAAQSLGVPTVLHEQNAVLGRVNRVFAKQAKCVASGFKTLERLPDGASHEVIGNPLREQIMTSVPEHYTPPLDKINILVIGGSLGARIVSEVVPQAIAVLREDIRERLQVVQQTRPEYQESAKRLYAAAGVSAICEPFFSDIEKHLSAAHYVIGRAGASSVSEIAAMGKPSLLVPLAIAMDDHQTVNARSLERLMAADILPESEFTREAVKTILEKRLSDSNWLQTAADAARTAGRPHAATDLAALVSAIALKSAVK from the coding sequence GTGCCAAAGCTCCTCTTGGCGGCAGGCGGAACCGGCGGGCATATGTTTCCCGCACAAGCCCTTGCCGAAATTTTAAAGGCCAAAGGTTGGGACATCGCGATGATGACCGATGCGCGTGGCCGTAAACATACAGGCAAAATCCCTGCTGACCCGATTTTAGATGTCGAGGCTGCCAGCCTGTCAATTCGTAAACCTATCGCCGCCATAAGAGGCGTATTTAAACTTCGTAAGGGTATAGGGCAGGCTAAGGCCTTTATTCAATCTTGGCAGCCTGATGTTGTTGTTGGTTTCGGTGGCTATCCTGCTTTCCCAGCCATAAAGGCCGCGCAGTCGCTTGGTGTACCAACTGTTCTTCATGAACAAAATGCCGTCCTTGGTCGAGTGAACCGTGTTTTCGCGAAACAGGCCAAATGTGTGGCCTCTGGATTTAAAACGCTTGAACGTCTGCCTGATGGGGCAAGCCATGAGGTCATAGGTAATCCGCTTCGAGAGCAGATTATGACGTCTGTTCCAGAACATTACACGCCGCCATTGGATAAGATAAATATCCTTGTTATTGGCGGCAGCCTTGGCGCGCGGATTGTCAGCGAAGTTGTGCCCCAAGCCATTGCGGTATTGCGAGAAGACATCAGAGAACGTCTCCAAGTGGTTCAACAAACTCGGCCTGAATATCAAGAGAGCGCAAAACGGCTTTATGCCGCCGCCGGCGTTTCCGCAATTTGCGAGCCTTTCTTCTCGGATATAGAGAAGCATTTATCCGCTGCGCATTATGTGATTGGCCGAGCCGGGGCCTCTTCTGTGTCTGAAATTGCCGCGATGGGAAAGCCAAGCTTATTAGTGCCGCTTGCCATTGCGATGGACGATCATCAAACCGTCAATGCACGGTCATTGGAACGCCTTATGGCCGCCGATATTTTGCCTGAATCCGAGTTTACGAGGGAGGCCGTAAAAACTATTTTGGAGAAACGCCTCAGTGATTCGAACTGGCTTCAAACCGCAGCAGACGCCGCCCGCACAGCCGGTCGCCCGCATGCCGCAACCGATCTCGCGGCGTTGGTCTCTGCCATCGCCCTTAAATCAGCCGTCAAATGA